From the genome of Pseudomonadota bacterium:
AAAAGGCCGTGTCGCCTATTCAGGGTAGCCCGGATATTTGTTGAAATTATGAGGAGTCCTATCGGGTATTTGAATGCGATCAATCCTTTATTCTTTAATTATTCTCGCTGTGGTGTTGACGGTTGGTTCCTTTTTTTTCAGGACCCAGGGAAACCCGACGCTTCTTTTTCTGTCCGGAGCCGGGATGAAAGAACCGGTTGCCGAAATTGCCGCAAATTTTGAACAGGAGACCGGGATAAAGGTGCAGACATATTTTGAGGGTTCTTCAATCCTGCGCGACTATATCATTAATTTCAATACCGGGGATATCTTCCTGCCGGGAGATAAAAAAAATCTTGATGTTTTATCAAAAAAAGGACTGGTGGCAGAAAGTTCTTTTATTGCCTGGCATGTGGTGGCAATCCTTGTTTCTCCCGGGGCTCGTGAACGGATTAAGGGCCTTGACGACCTGGCAGATGAAGGGGTCCGGATCGCGATTTCCAACCCCCAACTGGCAAGCCTTGGTCGGATTGTCATGCAACAAATCATTGAAAAACATCCACGGGGACAGGATATCCTGAAAAATGTTGTGGTGTATGGCTCCTCCAGTCAGGATGTCCTGAGGATTTACCGGGAGGGAGGTATCGACGCGATAATTGAATGGGATGTCATGGCCGGTACTCCTGAAGGTGAGGGACTTATCGTGATCCCCCTTGAAGACTCATATCAGGTGAAGGATGAGTTGTTTGCAGGGTTGCTGACCGCTGCTCAAGATCCGGTTCTGGCCAGGAAATTTTATGTTTACCTCAAAACCAAGGGAAAAGAAGTTTTCCGCAAACATGGCTATAAGACAGAAGAATTATGACTCTCAAGTCTAATATCCTCCTCTTTTCCTTTTTGGCTCTCATGGGATTGATCACCTCGGTGATTATCCTTCAGATGCACAAGTCGACAAACGACAGGCTTTTTCATGCCACCACCCTGCTGGATGGGATCAGGCATTCGACCGACAAAATAGTAATAGAAACCCAGGATGACCAGCCGGACATCGCCGCCATAAAAAAAACCATTGCCGAAATTCCGGGAATATCCCGACAACTCCAGAATATATTGCCGGCAACAAATCAGTCATCAACGCTTATTGACTTAGGCGTTTCGTTCATCCGGATCGGCAGGGTGGTTGAAGAATCGTTTCCGGGGGAAATTCTTGAAAAACCTTTAAGCGAACAGATTCGCAATGAAACGGGCAGGATTGAAGAAGCGGTTGAGACATTACTTGATCTGTCCCGGCAAGAAATCGGCAGGTTGCAGGCAAGGGCTGACAGCATGCTTGTAGTTTTATTTCTTGTGCTTTTTTCGTACATCGCAGGTGTTGTTTTTTTCCTGTTCAGAATGGTTATCCAGCCGGTTCTGAAGTTAAGCAGACAGGTTAAAGAGGTGGCAGAATCCAACAGGATGAGCATCGTCTCTTCATATAAAAATGACGAAATAGGGGAGCTTGCCCAAGAATTCAACCAATTGATCAGTAAACGCCGGCAGGCGGAAGATGAGCTCATACTGGAAGTTACAGAGCATAAGCGAACGGTGCAAGAGCTTAGATATTCACAGTCATTGCTTACAAATATTTTTGAGAATTCACTGCCCATGTGCATAACAAACTTAAATTATGAAGTAATCAATGCCAATGGACCTTATTATTCTGTGTTTGGTGAATATGCAGTAACGGCAGAGAAAAAAAGATGCTACGAAACAAGACCGGGCGAGTTCTGCCATACTGAAATGTGCCCCTTGACGCAGATTATTGCAGGTGCAGAAAATATCTCCCTTGAATCAATAAAACCGGACCATGAAGGGACAGACCGGTATTTTATAATTACCGCCAAACCTTTTCTGGACTCCGACGGCGAGCTTGCAGGTATTGTTGAAACTTTTCAGGACATCACCAAGCGTAAAATTGCTGAAAAACAAAAGCTGGAAATGGAAAAACAGATTCAGCATGTGCAGAAACTCGAAAGCCTCGGGGTGTTGG
Proteins encoded in this window:
- the modA gene encoding molybdate ABC transporter substrate-binding protein codes for the protein MRSILYSLIILAVVLTVGSFFFRTQGNPTLLFLSGAGMKEPVAEIAANFEQETGIKVQTYFEGSSILRDYIINFNTGDIFLPGDKKNLDVLSKKGLVAESSFIAWHVVAILVSPGARERIKGLDDLADEGVRIAISNPQLASLGRIVMQQIIEKHPRGQDILKNVVVYGSSSQDVLRIYREGGIDAIIEWDVMAGTPEGEGLIVIPLEDSYQVKDELFAGLLTAAQDPVLARKFYVYLKTKGKEVFRKHGYKTEEL
- a CDS encoding response regulator, whose amino-acid sequence is MTLKSNILLFSFLALMGLITSVIILQMHKSTNDRLFHATTLLDGIRHSTDKIVIETQDDQPDIAAIKKTIAEIPGISRQLQNILPATNQSSTLIDLGVSFIRIGRVVEESFPGEILEKPLSEQIRNETGRIEEAVETLLDLSRQEIGRLQARADSMLVVLFLVLFSYIAGVVFFLFRMVIQPVLKLSRQVKEVAESNRMSIVSSYKNDEIGELAQEFNQLISKRRQAEDELILEVTEHKRTVQELRYSQSLLTNIFENSLPMCITNLNYEVINANGPYYSVFGEYAVTAEKKRCYETRPGEFCHTEMCPLTQIIAGAENISLESIKPDHEGTDRYFIITAKPFLDSDGELAGIVETFQDITKRKIAEKQKLEMEKQIQHVQKLESLGVLAGGIAHDFNNLLAAILGNADLSLYQLPKANPVRSNIQAIVKASLRASELCKQMLAYSGKGKFVVQSVDLNEVVQEMGDILEISRSKKAVLKYNLSENLPRVQADITQIRQIVMNLITNASEAIGDKEGVIILSTGAMTCDHNYLNESYLNESLPGGLYTYLEVSDNGCGMDKETIAKIFDPFFSTKFTGRGLGMAATLGIMRGHGGSIKVYSEPGKGTSIKILFPAAEDQASGMVQETPEFLPQWQGRGTILIIDDEEYVRSVGEKILNAFGFKVLLASGGREGIELFSEHSPEISCILLDLTMPQMDGEETFRELRKIQKDVKVVISSGYNQQETIQRFAGKGLAGFVQKPYQIEGLMTELKKVIDGS